The Lonchura striata isolate bLonStr1 chromosome 12, bLonStr1.mat, whole genome shotgun sequence genome includes a region encoding these proteins:
- the DCAF1 gene encoding DDB1- and CUL4-associated factor 1: MTSGSGHVDSKAELTTLLEQWEKEHGSGQDMVPILTRMSELIEKETEEYRKGDPDPFDDRHPGRADPECMLGHLLRILFKNDDFMNALVNAYVMTSREPPLNTAACRLLLDIMPGLETAVVFQEKEGIVENLFKWAREADQPLRTYATGLLGGAMENQDIAANYRDENSQLVALVLRRLRELQVTEMTTKQENKRPSPRKVPSDPLLPLDEEAVDMDYGEMTVDGEQEVSGDMEISFHLDSSHKTSSRVNSATKLEDGGLRKSRSGKQHERDGFRKAKQKLGFSTSEPERIFVELSNSSWSEMSPWVIGTNYTLYPLTPAIEQRLILQYLTPLGEYQELLPIFMQLGSRELMMYYIDLKRTSDVLLTFEALKHLASLLLHNKFATEFVAHGGVQKLLEIPRPSMAATGVSMCLYYLSYNQDAMERVCMHPHNVLSDVVNYTLWLMECSHASGCCHATMFFSICFSFRAVLELFDRHDGLRRLVNLISTLEILNLEDQGALLSDDEIFASRQTGKHTCMALRRYFEAHLAIKLEQVKQSLQRTEGGILVHPQPPYKACSYTHEQIVEMMEFLIEYGPAQLYWEPAEVFLKLSCVQLMLQLISIACNWKTYYARNDTVRYALDVLAILTVVPKIQLQLAEPVDVLDEAGSTVSTVGISIILGVAEGEFFIHDAEIQKSALQIIINCVCGPDNRISSIGKFISGTPRRKLPQAPKSSEHTLAKMWNVVQSNNGIKVLLSLLSVKMPITDADQIRALACKALVGLSRSSTVRQIISKLPLFSSCQIQQLMKEPVLQDKRSEHVKFCKYAAELIERVSGKPLLIGTDVSLARLQKADVVAQSRITFPEKELLLLIRNHLISKGLGETASVLTKEADLPMTAASHSSAFTPVAAAASPVTLPRTPRIANGISARLSSHTAVGSTATSVHAQARPSASQGPPALPGPSYASNSPLIGRISFVRERPSPCNGRKIRVLRQKSDHGAYSQSPAIKKQLDRHLPSPPTLDSIITEYLREQHARCKNPVATCPPFSLFTPHQCPEPKQRRQAPTNFTSRLTRRAAFPKYGGVDGGCFDRHLIFSRFRPISVFREANEDESGFTCCAFSARERFLMLGTCTGQLKLYNVFSGQEEASYNCHNSAITHLEPSRDGSLLLTSATWSQPLSALWGMKSVFDMKHSFPDDHYVEFSKHSQDRVIGTKGDIAHIYDIQTGNKLLTLFNPDLANNYKKNCATFNPTDDLVLNDGVLWDVRSAQAIHKFDKFNMTISGVFHPNGLEVIVNTEIWDLRTFHLLHTVPALDQCRVVFNYTGTVMYGAMLQADDEDDLLEERMRSPFGSSFRTFNATDYKPIATIDVKRNIFDLCTDSKDCYLAVIENQGSMDAMNMDTVCRLYEVGRQRLAEDEEDEEEDQEEEEQEEEDDDEDDDDTDDLDELDTDQLLEAELEEDENNENAGEDGENDFSPSDDEEIANLLEEGDEGEDEDSDADEEVELILGDTDSSDNSDLEDDIILSLNE, translated from the exons AATGTCCGAGCTGATTGAGAAGGAGACTGAAGAGTACCGTAAAGGGGACCCAGACCCGTTTGATGACCGACACCCAG GTCGGGCAGATCCGGAGTGCATGCTTGGTCACTTACTGAGGATACTCTTCAAGAATGATGATTTCATGAACGCG CTAGTGAATGCTTATGTGATGACAAGCAGAGAACCTCCACTAAacactgctgcctgcagactTCTGCTGGACATCATGCCGGGACTGGAAACAGCTGTTGTGTTTCAGGAAAAG GAAGGCATAGTTGAAAATCTCTTTAAGTGGGCACGAGAGGCTGATCAGCCACTAAGAACGTATGCAACAGGACTGTTGGGAGGAGCTATGGAAAACCAGGACATTGCTGCAAATTACAGGGATGAGAACTCCCAACTG GTGGCTCTGGTGCTTCGTCGGCTGCGAGAGTTGCAGGTCACCGAAATGACcacaaaacaggaaaacaagcGCCCCAGTCCTCGGAAAGTGCCATCAGATCCTCTGCTGCCCCTCGATGAGGAGGCTGTGGATATGGATTATGGGGAGATGACAGTAGATGGAGAGCAAGAAGTTTCTGGTGATATGGAGATCTCCTTTCATCTTGATTCAAGTCATAAGACGAGTAGCAGAGTAAACTCTGCTACAAAGCTAGAGGATGGGGGACTGAGAAAAAGCAGATCAGGGAAGCAGCATGAAAGAGATGGCTTTCGGAAGGCCAAGCAAAAGCTGGGCTTCTCCACCTCAGAACCGGAGAGGATATTTGTTGAGCTGTCCAACAGCAGCTGGTCAGAAATGTCCCCGTGGGTCATTGGCACTAATTACACACTTTACCCCTTGACTCCTGCCATAGAGCAGAGGCTGATTCTTCAGTACCTGACTCCCTTGGGGGAGTACCAAGAG CTGCTACCCATCTTTATGCAACTGGGGTCAAGGGAGCTGATGATGTACTACATTGACTTGAAGCGAACCAGCGATGTGCTCCTCACTTTTGAAGCCCTTAAG CATTTGGCATCATTGCTGCTGCACAACAAGTTTGCTACAGAGTTTGTTGCTCATGGAGGAGTGCAGAAGTTGCTGGAGATTCCTCGTCCTTCCATGGCAGCAACAGGAGTGTCCATGTGTTTGTATTACTTGTCATACAATCAAGATGCTATGGAGAGG GTGTGCATGCACCCCCATAATGTGCTTTCAGATGTAGTGAACTACACCCTGTGGCTGATGGAGTGCTCCCACGCCTCAGGCTGCTGCCATGCCACCATGTTCTTCTCCATTTGCTTCTCTTTCCGTGCTGTCCTGGAGCTCTTTGATAGGCACGATGGGCTGCGACGTCTGGTTAACCTG ATAAGCACTCTGGAGATCTTAAACCTGGAAGACCAAGGAGCCCTCCTGAGCGATGATGAGATCTTTGCCAGTCGCCAGACGGGGAAGCACACCTGCATGGCGCTGCGCCGGTACTTCGAGGCTCACCTTGCCATCAAACTGGAGCAGGTGAAGCAATCACTGCAGCGCACTGAGGGCGGCATCCTGGTGCATCCACAGCCCCCCTACAAG GCCTGCTCCTATACTCATGAGCAGATTGTGGAGATGATGGAGTTCCTGATTGAGTATGGTCCAGCACAGCTTTACTGGGAGCCAGCAGAGGTTTTTCTCAAGCTGTCTTGTGTCCAGCTCATGCTTCAGCTCATTTCCATTGCCTGCAACTGGAAGACGTACTATGCAAG GAATGACACAGTACGATATGCTTTGGATGTACTGGCCATCTTGACTGTAGTACCTAAAATCCAGTTGCAACTGGCAGAACCTGTGGATGTGTTAGATGAAGCTGGATCTACTGTTTCCACTGTGG GTATTAGTATCATCCTTGGGGTTGCTGAGGGTGAGTTTTTCATCCATGATGCTGAGATTCAGAAATCAGCTCTTCAGATCATCATCAACTGTGTGTGTGGCCCAGATAACCGGATCTCCAGCATCGGGAAATTCATCTCTGGGACTCCTCGTCGAAAGCTTCCTCAGGCCCCCAAGAGCAGTGAGCACACGTTAGCCAAGATGTGGAATGTGGTGCAGTCCAACAATGGCATCAAGGTGCTGCTGTCGTTGCTGTCTGTGAAGATGCCGATCACCGACGCGGATCAGATCCGGGCTCTGGCCTGCAAAGCCCTGGTGGGGCTGTCGCGCAGCAGCACCGTCCGGCAGATCATCAGCAAGCTGCCCCtgttcagcagctgccagatcCAGCAGCTGATGAAGGAGCCGGTGCTGCAGGACAAGCGCAGCGAGCACGTGAAGTTCTGTAAGTACGCTGCCGAGCTCATCGAGCGCGTCTCGGGGAAGCCCCTGCTCATCGGCACAGACGTCTCGCTGGCGCGGCTGCAGAAGGCTGATGTGGTGGCCCAGTCGAGGATCACTTTTCCtgagaaggagctgctgctgctgattcgGAACCATCTCATCTCTAAGGGCCTCGGGGAAACGGCGTCTGTTCTTACGAAAGAGGCTGACCTGCCCATGACTGCAGCATCCCACTCTTCTGCCTTCACCCCTGTTGCAGCCGCTGCCTCTCCGGTGACTCTGCCTCGCACTCCTCGTATAGCTAACGGCATCTCGGCCCGTTTGAGTAGCCACACTGCTGTAGGTTCCACTGCCACCTCTGTCCACGCTCAGGCAAGACCGTCTGCATCCCAAGGTCCACCTGCCCTTCCAGGCCCTTCTTATGCCAGCAACTCTCCTCTGATTGGCAGGATTAGCTTTGTCAGGGAGAGGCCGTCTCCCTGCAACGGCAGGAAAATCAGAGTGTTGCGACAAAAATCGGACCATGGCGCCTACAGCCAGAGCCCAGCTATCAAAAAGCAGCTGGACAGACACCTTCCTTCCCCACCCACGCTGGACAGTATAATCACAGAGTACCTTAGGGAGCAGCATGCCCGCTGCAAGAACCCTGTTGCCACCTGTccccctttctctctctttactCCCCACCAGTGTCCTGAGCCAAAACAGAGGCGCCAGGCGCCCACTAACTTTACCTCACGGCTGACCCGCAGGGCGGCCTTTCCGAAGTACGGAGGGGTGGATGGTGGCTGCTTTGATAGACACCTTATATTCAGCAG GTTCCGTCCAATTTCTGTGTTCAGGGAAGCAAATGAGGATGAGAGTGGCTTTACCTGTTGTGCATTTTCTGCAAGAGAGCGATTCTTAATGCTGGGTACTTGCACGGGGCAGTTGAAACTCTACAACGTGTTCAGTGGACAGGAAGAGGCCAGTTACAACTGCCATAACTCTGCCATCACGCACCTTGAGCCATCCAGG GATGGATCTTTATTGCTGACATCTGCTACATGGAGCCAACCTCTGTCTGCATTGTGGGGAATGAAGTCTGTCTTTGATATGAA GCATTCCTTCCCTGATGACCACTATGTGGAGTTCAGCAAGCACTCTCAGGACCGGGTCATTGGCACAAAGGGAGACATTGCACAT aTCTATGATATTCAGACTGGCAACAAGCTATTGACTCTGTTTAACCCAGATCTTGCCAACAACTACAAGAAGAACTGTGCCACCTTTAACCCCACTGACGACCTTGTCCTAAATGATGGTGTCCTCTGGGATGTCAGATCAGCACAAGCCATCCACAAGTTTGACAAATTCAACATGACTATCAGTGGTGTTTTCCATCCCAATGGGCTGGAGGTCATAGTCAACACTGAAATT TGGGACCTCCGAACTTTCCATTTGTTACACACAGTACCTGCACTGGATCAGTGTCGTGTGGTCTTCAACTATACTGGCACAGTGATGTATGGAG CTATGTTGCAGGCAGATGATGAGGATGACCTTCTGGAGGAGAGAATGAGAAGTCCCTTCGGCTCTTCTTTCAGAACATTTAATGCAACTGATTATAAACCTATAG CTACCATAGATGTGAAGAGGAATATCTTTGACTTGTGCACAGACAGCAAGGACTGCTATCTGGCTGTCATTGAG AACCAGGGCAGCATGGATGCCATGAACATGGACACAGTGTGCAGGCTCTATGAAGTGGGCCGGCAGCGGCTGGCagaagatgaggaggatgaagaagaaGATCAG gaggaagaggagcaagaagaagaagatgatgatgaagatgatgatgacACAGATGACCTTGATGAACTAGATACAGAccagctgctggaggctgagCTGGAGGAGGATGAGAACAATGAGAATGCTGGTGAGGATGGAGAAAATGACTTTTCTCCCTCCGATGATGAGGAGATTGCCAACCTCCTGGAAGAGGGAGATGAAGGTGAAGATGAAGATTCTGATGCTGATGAGGAAGTTGAGCTGATTCTTGGAGATA CTGACAGCTCCGATAACTCCGACCTGGAGGACGACATCATCCTGTCCCTGAATGAGTGA